A genome region from Triticum aestivum cultivar Chinese Spring chromosome 2B, IWGSC CS RefSeq v2.1, whole genome shotgun sequence includes the following:
- the LOC123046049 gene encoding ABC transporter G family member 11-like yields the protein MRGGGGGGEDTRRTAAGQAMVELQANGATATSASGAMVVGLSPLSETLWRDSKAMPGAGAAVLIGEVSARLTWKDLSVTVALGPGKTQTVLDELTGFAEPGSLTALMGPSGSGKSTLLDALAGRLAANAFLSGSVLLNGRKAKLSFGAAAYVTQDDNLIGTLTVRETIGYSALLRLPDKMPRDDKRALVEGTIVEMGLQDCADTVIGNWHLRGVSGGEKRRVSIALELLMRPRLLFLDEPTSGLDSSSAFFVTQTLRGLARDGRTVIASIHQPSSEVFELFDMLFLLSGGKNVYFGQAAQACEFFAEVGFPCPPLRNPSDHFLRCVNSDFDKVKATLKGSMKARIERSDDPLDKITTSEAIRKLVSAYNRSQYYYAAREKVNDIARIKGTVMDSRGSQASFLMQACTLTRRSFINMSRDFGYYWLRLLIYLLVTVCIGTIYLDVGTKYTSILARAACAAFVFGFVTFMSIGGFPSFVEEMKVFQRERLNGHYGVAAFVIANTISALPFLVLICFMSGTVCYFMVRLHPGFTHYIFFVLNLYASVTVVESLMMAIASVIPNFLMGIIIGAGIQGIFMLVSGYFRLPYDIPKVFWRYPMQYISFHYWALQGQCQNDMDGLLFDNQYPDQPKIPGEFILKYIFQINVHRSKWIDLSVIFSMIFIYRLLFFIMIKVNEDVMPWIRGYIARKRLQKKVPAIGKTPSLRGYVVDPELGPNEG from the exons atgagaggaggaggaggaggaggggaggacaCGCGGAGGACGGCGGCCGGGCAGGCCATGGTGGAGCTGCAGGCCAACGGCGCGACCGCGACGTCGGCCAGCGGGGCGATGGTGGTGGGGCTGAGCCCGCTGAGCGAGACGCTGTGGCGGGACAGCAAGGCGATGCCCGGAGCGGGCGCGGCGGTGCTCATCGGCGAGGTGTCGGCGAGGCTGACGTGGAAGGACCTGTCGGTCACCGTGGCGCTGGGCCCCGGCAAGACGCAGACCGTGCTGGACGAGCTCACCGGCTTCGCCGAGCCCGGGTCGCTGACGGCGCTCATGGGCCCGTCCGGCTCCGGCAAGTCCACGCTCCTCgacgccctcgccggccgcctcgccgccaaCGCCTTCCTCTCCGGCAGCGTGCTGCTCAACGGCCGCAAGGCCAAGCTCTCCTTCGGCGCCGCG GCGTACGTGACGCAGGACGACAACCTGATCGGGACGCTGACGGTGCGGGAGACGATCGGCTACTCGGCGCTGCTGCGGCTGCCGGACAAGATGCCGCGCGACGACAAGCGCGCGCTGGTGGAGGGCACCATCGTGGAGATGGGGCTCCAGGACTGCGCCGACACCGTCATCGGCAACTGGCACCTCCGGGGCGTCAGCGGCGGCGAGAAGCGCCGGGTCAGCATCGCCCTGGAGCTCCTCATGCGGCCCCGCCTCCTCTTCCTCGACGAGCCCACCAGCGGCCTCGACAG CTCCTCGGCCTTCTTCGTGACGCAGACGCTGCGGGGCCTGGCGAGGGACGGCAGGACAGTGATTGCGTCCATCCACCAGCCCAGCAGCGAGGTCTTCGAGCTCTTCGACATGCTCTTCCTGCTCTCCGGGGGCAAAAACGTCTACTTCGGACAGGCAGCGCAAGCATGTGAG TTCTTCGCTGAAGTTGGTTTCCCATGCCCGCCTTTGAGAAATCCCTCGGATCATTTCCTGAGGTGCGTCAACTCCGACTTCGACAAGGTCAAGGCCACCCTGAAAGGATCAATGAAAGCAAGG ATCGAAAGGTCTGATGATCCTCTAGACAAGATAACCACATCAGAGGCCATCAGGAAACTGGTCTCTGCCTACAACAGGTCGCAGTACTACTATGCTGCCAGGGAGAAAGTTAATGACATTGCACGAATC AAAGGAACAGTGATGGATTCAAGGGGCAGCCAGGCCAGCTTCTTGATGCAGGCGTGTACACTTACCAGGCGTTCATTCATCAACATGTCGCGCGACTTTGGGTACTACTGGCTCAGGCTCTTGATCTATCTCCTCGTGACCGTCTGCATCGGCACAATCTACCTGGATGTCGGCACCAAATACACATCCATCCTG GCCAGGGCAGCATGTGCAGCATTCGTCTTTGGATTCGTCACCTTCATGTCCATTGGAGGATTCCCTTCATTCGTGGAAGAAATGAAG GTTTTCCAGCGGGAACGGTTGAATGGGCACTACGGTGTTGCAGCATTTGTCATTGCCAACACCATCTCTGCTCTGCCATTCCTGGTCCTGATATGCTTCATGTCAGGGACAGTATGCTACTTCATGGTGCGCCTTCATCCCGGTTTCACACACTACATCTTCTTTGTCTTGAACCTCTACGCCAGTGTCACCGTGGTTGAGAGTTTGATGATGGCCATTGCAAGTGTCATACCCAATTTCCTCATGGGCATCATCATAGGAGCTGGAATTCAG GGAATATTCATGCTTGTCTCCGGATACTTCAGACTTCCATATGACATCCCGAAGGTTTTCTGGAGATACCCCATGCAGTACATCAGCTTCCATTACTGGGCACTACAG GGCCAATGCCAGAATGACATGGACGGTCTCCTATTCGACAACCAATACCCGGACCAGCCGAAGATCCCTGGGGAGTTCATCCTGAAGTACATCTTCCAGATCAATGTGCACCGGTCGAAGTGGATCGACCTGTCGGTCATCTTCAGCATGATCTTCATCTACCGCCTGCTGTTCTTCATCATGATCAAGGTGAACGAGGACGTGATGCCCTGGATCCGGGGCTACATCGCGAGGAAAAGGCTTCAGAAGAAGGTGCCTGCCATCGGCAAGACGCCTTCCCTGAGAGGCTATGTTGTGGATCCGGAGCTTGGTCCTAACGAAGGCTAG